The Actinomycetota bacterium genome window below encodes:
- a CDS encoding 30S ribosomal protein S18 produces the protein MPPSSSRGPRKAGSKRPSWRAGGGSQRRKYCYFCKEKVDEIDYKNYNQLRRYVSDRGKIRARRVTGTCRRHQRQLAIAIKRSREMALLPYLVR, from the coding sequence ATGCCTCCATCATCATCAAGAGGACCGCGCAAGGCAGGTAGCAAGAGGCCGTCATGGCGCGCCGGCGGCGGTTCGCAGCGGCGCAAATACTGCTACTTCTGCAAGGAAAAAGTCGACGAGATCGACTACAAGAACTACAACCAGTTGCGGCGCTACGTCTCCGACCGGGGCAAGATCCGCGCCCGCCGGGTCACCGGCACCTGCAGGCGCCATCAGCGCCAGCTGGCAATCGCGATCAAGCGTTCGCGCGAGATGGCGCTACTGCCGTACCTGGTCAGATAA
- a CDS encoding DUF2232 domain-containing protein: MTTDSRSALHDAGKAVALSVALGVVIAFVPLFSIVAIPAMPIPAAFITSRYGFGAGFMVSLLTGAACMALTAPLVGIAAGLLIFLLTAFAGLGGGLALRKGVTQYRLFISTAAVFFAALLVWLAALLLLSGQGPVSAVESLMDATAEPSRQIYQAMGMNEQDVDEAISQAREFALLLPYLAPAVLLVVSIVFSGANLAIGRRVFEQLRQPFPRDFVFRDFRAHWVFAYAIIIGLICELVAPYSPEQYRSAMELVGANLFIISEVLFFIQGMAIANFFLWIYKVARAKRLAVYFCLVLLQLTLSLTSWMGLFDTWLDYRRRFIRKNLSGQ; encoded by the coding sequence ATGACCACTGACTCCAGATCTGCCCTGCATGACGCGGGCAAGGCCGTCGCGCTTTCGGTCGCCCTGGGAGTAGTGATCGCCTTTGTGCCGCTGTTCTCGATCGTGGCCATCCCGGCGATGCCCATCCCGGCAGCGTTCATAACCTCGCGCTATGGTTTTGGCGCCGGGTTTATGGTGAGCCTGCTGACCGGCGCGGCCTGTATGGCTCTGACCGCGCCGCTGGTCGGCATCGCTGCCGGGTTGCTGATATTCCTGCTGACTGCATTCGCCGGCCTGGGTGGCGGCCTGGCGCTCAGGAAAGGCGTCACCCAGTACCGGCTGTTCATTTCCACCGCGGCAGTGTTTTTTGCAGCCCTGCTGGTGTGGCTGGCAGCCCTGTTGCTGCTGAGCGGCCAGGGGCCGGTGAGCGCAGTCGAGTCATTGATGGATGCTACCGCGGAACCAAGCCGCCAGATCTATCAGGCAATGGGGATGAACGAACAGGACGTGGACGAGGCTATCTCGCAGGCGCGTGAGTTTGCGCTGCTCCTGCCTTATCTGGCTCCGGCAGTGCTGCTGGTGGTCTCCATCGTGTTCTCGGGGGCCAACCTGGCCATAGGGCGCCGGGTGTTCGAGCAGCTGCGCCAGCCATTTCCGCGCGATTTTGTATTTCGGGATTTCAGGGCGCACTGGGTGTTCGCTTACGCGATCATCATCGGGCTGATATGTGAACTTGTGGCTCCGTATTCGCCGGAGCAGTACAGGTCGGCCATGGAGCTTGTCGGCGCGAACCTGTTCATCATTTCCGAAGTGCTGTTTTTTATCCAGGGGATGGCCATAGCTAATTTCTTCCTCTGGATCTACAAGGTTGCCAGGGCGAAGCGGCTGGCGGTCTATTTTTGTCTTGTCCTGCTGCAGCTGACCTTGTCGCTGACTAGCTGGATGGGACTGTTTGATACCTGGCTGGACTATCGCCGCCGTTTTATCAGGAAGAATCTTTCTGGTCAATAA
- a CDS encoding 50S ribosomal protein L9, producing MDVILLQDVETLGGKGAVVAVSDGYARNFLLPRKLAEQASAGRIEEVRRRQEEEETKKVRDIERAGDTAEMLSKTVLTVTAQAGEDGKLFGSVTAADISKEIFRARNVKIDKKKINLEEPIKETGDYMVEIEVNTGVKATTKVIVTAAGQE from the coding sequence ATGGACGTGATATTGTTGCAGGACGTCGAGACACTCGGCGGCAAGGGCGCGGTTGTTGCCGTTTCAGACGGCTACGCCCGCAATTTCCTGTTGCCGCGCAAGCTGGCGGAACAGGCCTCTGCAGGCCGCATCGAGGAAGTCAGGCGGCGCCAGGAGGAAGAGGAAACCAAGAAGGTCCGCGATATCGAGCGCGCCGGCGATACTGCTGAGATGCTGAGCAAGACCGTTCTGACCGTTACGGCCCAGGCCGGCGAGGACGGCAAGCTGTTCGGCTCCGTGACCGCGGCTGATATCTCCAAGGAGATCTTCCGCGCCCGGAACGTCAAGATCGACAAGAAGAAGATCAACCTGGAAGAACCGATCAAGGAGACCGGCGACTACATGGTCGAGATCGAGGTCAACACCGGAGTCAAAGCGACCACAAAGGTGATCGTGACCGCGGCTGGCCAGGAGTAG
- the dnaB gene encoding replicative DNA helicase codes for MARELKQTPSLPPQNLEAEVSVLGAMMISPNAITAVADKLRENDFYRDSHREIYRSITDLFANGDPVDPITVTESLVARGVLDRVGGKAYIHTLVSTVPAAANAAHYAAIVRENSVLRSLIQVGNRIAEMGYERPGDVQEILDQSEKLVFEISQHQIRGNVRPLKELLSEQFEKIEKLHEKGTRITGVPTGFADLDKMTSGLQPSNLVILAARPAMGKTSLALDIAQNIALKEDIRVVIFSLEMSDTELAQRMMCAQGRVDSHRLRTGSVGPDDWSKLTEACARLEKAPITIVDTPGTNMLEIRALTRRLASEQAVGLVVIDYLQLMMSDGRYENRQQEIAKISRSLKIMARELKVPVLALSQLSRAPDKREIPRPQLTDLRESGAIEQDADMVLFIYRPKNESGHMENTAELIVAKHRNGPTGTVDLVFQDKYTSFSSAARV; via the coding sequence ATGGCGCGAGAACTGAAACAGACTCCGTCGCTGCCGCCCCAGAACCTGGAGGCGGAAGTGTCGGTGCTCGGCGCCATGATGATATCTCCCAATGCCATCACCGCGGTGGCGGACAAGCTGCGGGAGAACGATTTCTACCGTGACTCGCACCGCGAGATCTACCGGTCGATCACGGATCTGTTCGCCAACGGCGACCCGGTGGATCCGATCACTGTAACCGAGAGCCTCGTTGCCCGGGGTGTGCTGGACAGGGTAGGCGGCAAGGCGTATATCCATACCCTTGTCTCCACTGTACCGGCTGCGGCCAACGCTGCCCATTACGCCGCCATTGTCCGCGAGAACTCGGTGTTGAGGTCGCTGATCCAGGTCGGTAACCGCATCGCCGAGATGGGCTACGAGCGTCCCGGAGACGTCCAGGAGATCCTCGACCAGAGCGAGAAGCTGGTCTTTGAGATCTCCCAGCACCAGATCCGGGGCAATGTGCGGCCGCTGAAGGAACTGCTTTCTGAGCAGTTCGAGAAGATCGAGAAGCTGCACGAGAAGGGCACGAGGATCACCGGTGTGCCCACGGGATTTGCCGACCTCGACAAGATGACTTCCGGGCTGCAGCCTTCAAACCTGGTGATCCTGGCGGCGCGGCCGGCCATGGGCAAGACCTCACTGGCCCTCGATATCGCCCAGAACATCGCCCTCAAGGAAGACATCCGCGTAGTCATCTTCAGCCTGGAGATGAGCGACACCGAACTGGCCCAGCGCATGATGTGCGCCCAGGGGCGGGTAGACAGCCATCGCCTGCGCACCGGCAGCGTCGGCCCAGACGACTGGTCGAAGCTGACCGAAGCCTGCGCCCGGCTGGAAAAAGCTCCGATAACCATCGTCGATACACCGGGCACCAACATGCTCGAGATCAGGGCGCTGACCCGGCGCCTTGCCAGCGAACAGGCCGTTGGGCTGGTGGTAATCGACTACCTGCAGCTGATGATGTCCGACGGCCGCTATGAGAACCGCCAGCAGGAGATCGCCAAGATATCCCGTTCGCTCAAGATCATGGCCCGCGAGCTCAAGGTTCCCGTGCTCGCGCTATCGCAGCTTTCCAGGGCGCCCGACAAGCGGGAGATACCGCGCCCGCAATTGACCGATCTCAGGGAATCCGGCGCCATCGAGCAGGACGCCGATATGGTGCTCTTCATCTACCGGCCGAAGAACGAGTCCGGCCATATGGAGAACACAGCCGAGCTGATAGTCGCCAAACACCGTAACGGGCCAACCGGGACAGTCGACCTTGTGTTCCAGGATAAATACACATCTTTCAGCAGCGCGGCCAGGGTCTGA
- a CDS encoding anthranilate synthase component I family protein, protein MAESELLTPARSISHRQLAVELVNPVGLIRRLGLPGSGPYVFLDSAGGNPELCRYSILAWSPRLSVTIRQGIATLSGPDESPSEASSLAASTVLPAPDPFNFLRELQAAMAPDDLLLPDGASGLPLTGGLFGLVSYDAGRYIESLPHQAVDDLAIPDFDVIFPRRLICYDHQGGMANLLFEDAAPGELEEVETALRRQALAGAAPRPESIGQDGFSLSSATRSNLTSEDFQNMVRRAKEYILDGDIFQSNLSQRLELDYDGDSLELYDALRAVNPSPFAGYLEFNGYQIISSSPERLVQLQGRRAQTRPIAGTRRRGLDYGEDDSLTQELNLDPKERAEHIMLVDLERNDMGRVCDYGSVRVNELMVNEAYSHVIHIVSNVLGELHERKDAYDLLKAMFPGGTITGCPKVRCMEIIDELEPVRRGPYTGSFGYIGYNGDMDMNIIIRTLVRCGDRVYMQAGAGIVADSDPEREYQESLRKAEAMVRAVELAKHGSAASPAKPSAFLAAEA, encoded by the coding sequence ATGGCTGAGTCTGAGCTCCTGACTCCAGCCCGCTCGATCTCTCACCGGCAACTGGCGGTGGAGCTGGTGAATCCTGTCGGCCTCATCCGTAGGCTTGGCCTGCCTGGCAGCGGCCCCTACGTGTTTCTCGACAGCGCCGGCGGCAACCCCGAGCTGTGCCGTTATTCCATCCTTGCCTGGAGCCCTCGCCTTTCAGTGACCATCCGCCAGGGAATCGCCACTCTATCGGGGCCGGATGAGTCACCTTCTGAAGCGTCTTCGCTGGCTGCCAGCACGGTATTGCCGGCTCCGGATCCTTTCAATTTTTTAAGAGAGTTGCAGGCGGCTATGGCTCCCGACGATCTGCTGCTTCCCGATGGAGCCAGCGGGCTTCCCCTGACCGGGGGATTATTCGGACTGGTAAGTTACGATGCCGGCCGCTATATCGAGTCGCTGCCTCATCAGGCCGTTGACGACCTGGCTATCCCCGACTTCGACGTCATCTTCCCCCGCCGCCTGATCTGTTATGACCATCAGGGCGGCATGGCGAATCTGCTCTTCGAGGACGCCGCGCCTGGCGAGCTCGAGGAGGTCGAGACTGCCCTGCGCCGTCAGGCACTGGCGGGCGCCGCGCCCCGGCCTGAAAGCATCGGCCAGGATGGTTTCAGCCTCAGCTCCGCAACCCGCTCGAACCTGACCAGCGAGGATTTTCAGAACATGGTCCGCCGGGCCAAGGAATATATCCTCGATGGCGACATCTTCCAGTCCAACCTTTCCCAGCGTCTGGAACTCGACTACGACGGAGACAGCCTCGAGCTTTATGACGCCCTGCGGGCGGTGAATCCGTCGCCCTTCGCCGGTTATCTCGAATTTAACGGTTATCAGATCATCTCTTCATCACCGGAGCGGCTGGTGCAGTTGCAGGGGCGCCGGGCTCAGACCCGTCCCATTGCCGGCACCCGTCGCCGCGGTCTCGATTATGGCGAGGACGACAGCCTGACCCAGGAGCTCAACCTCGATCCCAAGGAACGCGCCGAGCACATCATGCTGGTCGACCTGGAGCGCAACGACATGGGTCGCGTCTGTGATTACGGCAGCGTCAGGGTCAACGAGCTCATGGTCAACGAAGCTTATTCCCATGTCATCCATATCGTTTCCAACGTCCTGGGAGAGCTGCATGAGAGGAAGGACGCCTACGATCTGCTCAAGGCCATGTTCCCCGGAGGCACGATAACCGGCTGCCCCAAGGTACGCTGCATGGAGATCATCGACGAGCTGGAGCCAGTGCGCCGGGGGCCCTATACCGGCAGCTTCGGATACATCGGCTACAACGGCGATATGGACATGAACATCATCATCCGCACCCTTGTCCGCTGCGGCGACCGGGTCTATATGCAGGCCGGCGCTGGCATCGTCGCCGACTCAGACCCCGAACGCGAATACCAGGAGTCGCTGCGCAAGGCCGAGGCGATGGTGAGGGCGGTGGAGCTGGCGAAGCATGGGTCGGCTGCGTCCCCGGCAAAGCCGTCTGCTTTTCTGGCCGCGGAAGCTTAG
- a CDS encoding aminotransferase class IV — translation MGYVILNGNLVPDTAATVSVFDRGFAYGDSLIETLKVLNGRPVFFADHFQRLVRAMGLAAYEVVLERETLLNQVLSLVEANGISEGRLRIQLSRGTPTVAAGVDPVPELTPTLLLTAEPFPGYPEEIYREGVKCVTVSANRGRYASLKSGSLLPTIMARREAAIAGAWEAIFTSGHGRLLEGSFTNLFILASGKLFTAGEEEPILPGVVREKLIAMASAMGVEIELRALKLNELAREEDAAFLSNSLLGVCPVREIDGITLRRDEEIVPRLAERLKKRESTDIE, via the coding sequence ATGGGTTACGTCATCCTCAACGGCAATCTTGTCCCCGATACGGCTGCCACCGTCTCGGTTTTCGACCGTGGCTTCGCATATGGCGACTCGCTGATCGAGACCCTGAAAGTATTGAATGGCCGCCCTGTATTTTTCGCTGACCATTTTCAGCGGCTTGTCCGGGCCATGGGCCTGGCGGCATATGAAGTCGTTCTCGAACGGGAGACTTTGCTCAACCAGGTGCTGTCACTGGTTGAGGCCAACGGTATCAGCGAGGGGCGGCTGCGTATCCAGCTATCCCGCGGCACCCCGACTGTCGCCGCCGGTGTCGATCCGGTGCCAGAACTCACGCCAACGCTGCTGCTGACTGCTGAACCATTTCCAGGTTATCCGGAAGAGATCTATCGAGAGGGAGTAAAATGCGTGACCGTATCCGCAAACCGGGGACGTTACGCTTCGCTTAAGTCAGGTAGCCTGCTGCCTACGATCATGGCCCGCCGGGAAGCCGCGATCGCGGGAGCCTGGGAGGCCATCTTCACGAGCGGCCACGGGCGATTGCTGGAAGGATCGTTTACCAACCTCTTCATTCTCGCTTCCGGCAAACTGTTTACCGCCGGCGAGGAAGAGCCGATTCTGCCTGGAGTGGTGAGGGAAAAGCTGATCGCCATGGCCTCGGCGATGGGCGTCGAGATAGAACTCAGGGCACTGAAACTCAACGAGCTGGCTAGGGAGGAAGATGCAGCATTCCTCTCCAACAGCCTGCTGGGCGTCTGCCCGGTGCGGGAGATAGACGGCATTACACTGAGACGGGATGAAGAAATCGTGCCCCGGCTGGCCGAACGGCTGAAAAAGCGGGAATCGACAGATATCGAATAA
- the gmd gene encoding GDP-mannose 4,6-dehydratase, which produces MQKSALITGITGQDGSYLAEFLLEKGYKVFGMVRRSSTENFERIAQIRDKVTLIQADLLDQMSLIAAISESEPDEIYNLAAQSFVPTSWTKPVLTAEFTALGVTRMLEAMRHTKIDARFYQASSSEMFGKVAEVPQTENTPFHPRSPYGVAKVYGHFITVNYRESYDLYACSGILFNHESPRRGYEFVTRKVTDAVARIKLGVADEIRMGNLDAKRDWGYAEDYVRMMWMMLQQDEPDDYVICSGETHSVEELVQIAFDHVGLDWKEYVKIDQRFVRPAEVDLLIGDATKAKEKLGWEPQVSFSEMIQMMIENDLKIVQEEIDAGIRAEKRQ; this is translated from the coding sequence ATGCAAAAGTCAGCCTTGATCACAGGCATTACCGGACAGGACGGCTCCTATCTCGCCGAATTCCTGCTCGAAAAGGGTTATAAGGTCTTCGGGATGGTGCGGCGTTCGAGCACCGAGAATTTTGAGCGCATCGCCCAGATTCGCGACAAGGTGACACTGATCCAGGCGGACCTGCTCGACCAGATGTCGCTGATAGCCGCGATCAGCGAGTCCGAGCCGGACGAGATCTACAACCTTGCCGCCCAGAGTTTCGTTCCTACCTCCTGGACCAAGCCGGTGCTTACGGCGGAGTTCACAGCGCTCGGCGTGACCCGCATGCTCGAAGCCATGCGCCACACCAAGATCGATGCCCGCTTCTACCAGGCTTCGTCATCGGAGATGTTCGGCAAGGTGGCGGAGGTGCCGCAGACGGAGAACACGCCGTTCCATCCCCGCAGCCCCTATGGCGTCGCCAAGGTCTATGGCCATTTCATAACAGTCAACTACCGGGAGAGCTACGATCTGTACGCCTGCTCCGGCATCCTTTTCAACCATGAGTCGCCCCGCCGCGGCTACGAGTTCGTGACCCGCAAGGTCACCGACGCTGTCGCCCGCATCAAGCTGGGCGTAGCTGACGAGATCCGCATGGGCAACCTCGACGCCAAGCGCGACTGGGGATATGCCGAGGACTATGTGCGGATGATGTGGATGATGCTGCAGCAGGACGAGCCGGACGACTATGTCATCTGCTCGGGCGAGACCCACTCGGTCGAGGAACTGGTGCAGATCGCTTTCGATCATGTCGGGCTCGACTGGAAGGAGTATGTCAAGATCGATCAGAGATTCGTGCGGCCGGCTGAGGTCGACCTGCTCATCGGCGACGCCACCAAGGCCAAGGAAAAGCTTGGCTGGGAGCCGCAGGTCAGCTTCTCAGAGATGATCCAGATGATGATCGAGAACGACCTCAAGATCGTCCAGGAAGAGATCGACGCCGGGATCCGGGCCGAGAAGAGGCAGTAG
- a CDS encoding GDP-mannose 4,6-dehydratase has product MKILITGITGFAGSHLSRYLRSIDGMEVSGLDLRAPDAGFTDLFSGEPPVVHCCNLADSEPLTEIIEQEAPDAVVHLAARAQVAGAWKEAPGILETNIVCTQVLMQALHEKAPDARMLLISSSEVYGKVDQDRLPAGETSALKPNNPYSVSKVAQEFVALQYHEAFGAQVIIARPFNHVGPKQVGNFVVPAFAKQIAEMEAGLREPLMRVGNLESQRDFTDVRDVVRAYHLLLMGGKAGEAYNIASGTTHPISEILEKLIKLSTVMPEVENIPELMRPSDTPVVVGDAGKLKALGEWQPVIPLEQSLKDALDYWREQVKILGASA; this is encoded by the coding sequence TTGAAGATCCTCATAACCGGCATAACCGGATTCGCCGGCAGCCACCTTTCCCGATACCTGCGGTCGATCGATGGCATGGAAGTATCCGGGCTGGACCTGCGGGCGCCAGACGCTGGTTTCACGGACCTTTTTTCCGGTGAGCCGCCGGTCGTCCACTGCTGCAACCTGGCCGATTCGGAACCCCTGACCGAGATCATCGAGCAGGAAGCCCCTGACGCGGTCGTCCATCTTGCAGCCCGGGCCCAGGTCGCGGGCGCCTGGAAGGAAGCCCCGGGCATCCTGGAGACCAATATCGTCTGCACCCAGGTGTTGATGCAGGCGCTGCACGAGAAGGCTCCGGACGCACGGATGCTGCTGATAAGTTCCAGCGAGGTCTACGGGAAGGTTGACCAGGACAGGCTTCCTGCCGGCGAGACCAGCGCCCTCAAACCAAACAATCCTTATTCGGTCAGCAAGGTGGCTCAGGAGTTCGTCGCCCTGCAATACCATGAAGCTTTCGGAGCCCAGGTGATAATCGCCCGGCCTTTCAACCATGTCGGGCCGAAGCAGGTCGGCAATTTCGTGGTGCCCGCATTCGCGAAGCAGATCGCTGAGATGGAGGCGGGCCTTCGGGAGCCGCTAATGCGCGTCGGCAACCTTGAGTCGCAACGGGATTTTACCGATGTTCGCGACGTAGTCAGGGCATATCACCTGCTGCTGATGGGAGGCAAGGCCGGAGAAGCGTATAATATTGCTTCTGGAACCACCCATCCGATCAGCGAGATACTGGAGAAACTGATAAAGCTTTCCACGGTAATGCCCGAGGTGGAGAACATCCCTGAACTGATGCGGCCGTCCGACACTCCGGTAGTCGTCGGCGACGCGGGCAAACTGAAGGCGCTGGGCGAGTGGCAGCCGGTCATCCCGCTCGAGCAGAGCCTTAAAGATGCGCTCGACTATTGGCGCGAACAGGTAAAGATTTTGGGGGCTTCGGCGTAA
- a CDS encoding winged helix-turn-helix transcriptional regulator, whose product MKASTKPKKIERDRIELLKIIGHPLRVQILEQLESGVKCVSDFDDFLEASQPNISQHLGLLRRSGLIDYYMDGRLRCYFLVEPIVPDLLKLMRKQYDEDLAAPACCPVTRTGKYPGARKH is encoded by the coding sequence ATGAAAGCGTCCACAAAACCCAAAAAAATCGAACGAGACCGGATCGAGCTTCTGAAAATCATCGGGCATCCCTTGAGGGTCCAGATTCTGGAGCAGCTCGAAAGTGGCGTGAAATGCGTCAGCGACTTTGACGATTTTCTGGAGGCAAGCCAGCCGAACATATCCCAGCACCTGGGTCTTCTTCGCAGGAGCGGTCTTATCGACTATTACATGGACGGCCGTCTGCGCTGCTATTTCCTGGTTGAACCGATTGTGCCGGATCTCCTGAAACTAATGAGAAAGCAATACGATGAAGACCTGGCGGCGCCCGCGTGCTGTCCTGTCACCAGGACAGGGAAGTACCCGGGGGCGAGAAAGCATTAA
- a CDS encoding DsrE/DsrF/DrsH-like family protein, protein MSDEKKPAKVVSIMCFHDEMCLVFNALMTAQSLLRSGSKVTIFFGSRGINAVHKDKIDHLVCLPDQPQEVQDAVTKRMEEMDLPEISLMMESLYYEGATLLACPLNLSVFGMSERDLVLGVTVADPATFYKDVMIAADMNLAF, encoded by the coding sequence ATGAGCGATGAGAAAAAACCAGCCAAAGTCGTTTCCATAATGTGCTTTCATGACGAGATGTGTCTGGTCTTTAATGCGCTCATGACGGCGCAGAGCCTGCTCAGGTCCGGTTCGAAGGTCACCATCTTTTTCGGCTCCCGGGGCATCAACGCGGTACATAAGGACAAGATCGACCATCTGGTCTGCCTTCCGGATCAGCCTCAGGAGGTGCAGGACGCGGTTACCAAAAGGATGGAAGAGATGGACCTGCCCGAGATCAGCCTGATGATGGAGTCGCTTTATTATGAAGGAGCAACACTGTTGGCATGCCCGCTCAACCTTTCTGTGTTTGGTATGAGCGAGAGAGATCTGGTGCTTGGCGTGACCGTAGCAGACCCCGCCACCTTCTATAAAGATGTGATGATAGCGGCGGACATGAACCTGGCGTTTTAA
- a CDS encoding NAD(P)/FAD-dependent oxidoreductase: MPYTLLVGSDSKVVLWESEFEEEGFAAVVEKLFEEPSEAQAEPAVREVPRRAGQGFGANIVILGGGAGGLVAAHHLRRKLSGRDRIILIDRAPNHLFQSSLLWHAVGQRRPDQIQRPLSDLARKGVEFINEEVVEIDASARQVRTKSQAIDFDFLIVSLGAQLRPDEVEGFDDMALNLYDLEGTAKIHAALDAFSGGTVGVLVTDMPFKCPAAPYEAALLVESFLRKRGVRDRSEIHIYTPEHQPMPITGPAMGDAITKVLHKRNIHYHPLFTFEKMDPADRTIIKSGGEPQKVDLLLAIPPHRAPEVVRSSGLIGSSGWMHTDPHTMETEHEGIYAIGDVNSIRLANGKNLPMAGVFAHYEAGVVAERILAELEGRPPAATFNGKGYCWLEMGDGKAGIASGDFYAEPEPAVRMYPPMHPWHWGKVLFEKWWLRHWF, from the coding sequence GTGCCTTACACCCTCCTGGTAGGGTCCGACAGCAAGGTAGTCCTGTGGGAGAGCGAGTTTGAAGAGGAGGGCTTTGCCGCTGTCGTTGAGAAGCTCTTCGAGGAGCCGTCCGAAGCGCAGGCTGAGCCTGCCGTAAGGGAAGTGCCCCGGCGGGCCGGCCAGGGATTTGGAGCGAACATCGTGATCCTTGGCGGCGGTGCCGGCGGGCTGGTTGCCGCCCATCACCTGCGCCGCAAGCTTTCTGGCAGGGACCGGATCATCCTCATCGACCGCGCGCCCAATCATCTTTTTCAGTCCTCACTGCTGTGGCATGCGGTGGGGCAGCGCCGGCCCGATCAGATCCAGAGACCGCTTTCAGATCTGGCCCGCAAGGGCGTCGAGTTTATCAATGAGGAGGTCGTGGAAATAGACGCCTCCGCCCGGCAGGTGAGAACGAAGTCACAGGCGATCGATTTTGATTTTCTGATTGTTTCGCTTGGCGCTCAGCTGAGGCCCGACGAGGTAGAAGGCTTCGATGATATGGCCCTCAACCTATATGACCTGGAGGGTACGGCAAAGATCCATGCCGCACTGGACGCTTTTTCCGGCGGCACGGTGGGCGTGCTGGTCACCGACATGCCTTTCAAATGTCCCGCGGCGCCTTATGAGGCAGCGTTGCTGGTGGAGTCCTTCCTCCGCAAAAGGGGTGTGCGCGACCGATCGGAGATCCACATCTACACCCCCGAGCACCAGCCAATGCCGATCACTGGGCCGGCGATGGGGGATGCTATAACAAAGGTGTTGCATAAGCGCAATATCCATTACCATCCTCTCTTCACTTTCGAGAAGATGGATCCGGCCGATCGAACCATCATCAAGTCTGGCGGTGAACCGCAGAAAGTGGACCTGCTTCTCGCCATTCCTCCGCACCGGGCGCCCGAGGTAGTGCGCTCCTCCGGGCTTATCGGTTCGTCCGGGTGGATGCACACAGACCCGCACACGATGGAAACGGAGCATGAAGGCATATACGCCATCGGCGACGTCAACAGCATCAGGCTGGCTAACGGCAAGAACCTCCCCATGGCAGGCGTTTTCGCCCATTACGAGGCCGGGGTTGTCGCCGAGCGGATCCTCGCCGAACTCGAAGGACGGCCGCCGGCAGCGACATTCAACGGCAAGGGCTACTGCTGGCTGGAGATGGGCGACGGCAAGGCCGGCATAGCCAGCGGCGACTTCTATGCCGAACCCGAACCGGCCGTGCGGATGTATCCGCCGATGCACCCATGGCACTGGGGCAAGGTCCTGTTCGAGAAGTGGTGGCTGAGGCACTGGTTTTAA
- a CDS encoding DsrE family protein, whose amino-acid sequence MKFGIIINSNDPETVWNAFRFGLKPLTKGDEVRVFLTGRGVEAEQLDTEQFAVTQMMTDFMDLGGSVLCCGSCAEKIRGMTPKICAIGGMNDMYEIVADCDRVLTF is encoded by the coding sequence GTGAAGTTTGGAATCATCATAAACTCCAATGATCCGGAGACCGTCTGGAATGCCTTCCGGTTCGGGCTCAAGCCGCTCACCAAGGGCGATGAGGTGCGGGTGTTTCTGACCGGAAGAGGAGTAGAGGCGGAGCAGCTTGATACGGAACAGTTTGCAGTTACCCAGATGATGACGGATTTTATGGATCTCGGCGGCTCTGTTCTTTGTTGTGGCAGTTGTGCGGAAAAAATACGGGGGATGACGCCCAAGATCTGTGCGATAGGTGGAATGAATGACATGTACGAGATCGTTGCGGATTGTGACAGGGTGCTGACGTTCTGA